One window from the genome of Paenibacillus azoreducens encodes:
- a CDS encoding peptidoglycan DD-metalloendopeptidase family protein, with amino-acid sequence MKGFMGFRQKEETKSKDIEAASGHEEHESIRAFSLKNIKGLKRISARKWIAGTVSAAAVVTILVLAGNQYVDAKTVPYYHVYVHGKEIGTIDDPARLEHLYEQKKQEYQKKYPDVVMGLHTKGITTKLDKAYQAEPKTQQTLDKIGGMLKAYAEGVELKVDGETVGIVKDQATVDAALAKVKQRYAPQMAAAPGTNQANVKKLAAGGTAKPQNIGKDPVVKSVRIEEKVTSAPTHTDPNKVLTADEAAKLLLTGKDAPLEYTVEEGDTISSIASQFHLSQKEIFANNPQVKEKYMQIGDQLQLTVPKPPLTVTTVEKVSEQVATAPDIEIRKSKDLPAGKSKVVRPGQEGLKVMSYVVTKQNGKVVDEQWVGQTVVKPSLTEVVLQGTQVPGRGTGRFAWPVSGATISSSYGSRWGRAHKGIDIVGSRTIKAADDGVVTFTGRINGYGNAIIINHGNGYETLYGHLRSISTHTGAHVNQGTPIGVMGSTGRSTGTHLHFEIHKSGSAQNPMKYLN; translated from the coding sequence ATGAAAGGTTTTATGGGTTTTCGCCAGAAGGAAGAGACGAAGTCCAAGGACATCGAGGCGGCCTCCGGGCATGAAGAACATGAAAGCATAAGAGCTTTTTCCTTGAAAAATATAAAAGGGCTGAAACGGATTTCTGCACGGAAATGGATTGCGGGTACAGTCTCGGCAGCTGCGGTCGTCACCATTCTGGTATTGGCGGGCAATCAATATGTTGATGCCAAGACCGTGCCTTATTATCATGTCTATGTACATGGCAAAGAGATTGGTACGATTGACGACCCTGCGCGGCTCGAACATTTATATGAGCAAAAAAAGCAGGAATATCAAAAAAAGTATCCGGATGTCGTGATGGGCCTACATACGAAGGGGATCACCACGAAATTGGATAAGGCTTACCAGGCGGAGCCCAAGACACAGCAAACGCTCGATAAAATTGGCGGCATGCTGAAAGCATATGCGGAGGGTGTAGAACTAAAGGTCGACGGCGAAACGGTAGGGATCGTTAAGGATCAAGCAACGGTGGACGCCGCGCTTGCGAAAGTGAAGCAGCGTTACGCGCCGCAAATGGCAGCCGCACCTGGAACAAACCAAGCAAATGTTAAGAAATTGGCAGCCGGCGGTACGGCGAAACCACAAAATATCGGTAAAGATCCGGTGGTGAAATCGGTACGCATTGAGGAGAAAGTCACTTCGGCGCCGACTCATACCGATCCGAATAAAGTGCTAACCGCGGATGAGGCAGCCAAACTGCTGCTTACCGGCAAAGATGCGCCGCTCGAGTACACCGTAGAAGAAGGCGATACGATCAGCTCTATTGCCAGCCAGTTCCATCTGAGCCAAAAAGAGATTTTTGCGAACAATCCTCAGGTGAAGGAAAAATATATGCAAATCGGCGACCAATTGCAGCTGACGGTACCGAAGCCGCCTCTGACGGTAACGACGGTGGAGAAAGTGTCCGAGCAGGTGGCAACGGCGCCGGATATCGAAATCCGCAAGTCGAAGGATCTGCCGGCAGGTAAAAGCAAGGTTGTCCGTCCCGGGCAGGAAGGCCTGAAGGTCATGAGTTATGTCGTGACGAAGCAAAACGGCAAGGTCGTGGATGAACAATGGGTAGGCCAGACGGTTGTGAAACCTTCGTTGACCGAAGTGGTACTGCAAGGGACCCAAGTTCCCGGCAGAGGCACAGGCCGGTTTGCCTGGCCGGTCAGCGGCGCCACTATTTCCAGCTCTTACGGTTCAAGATGGGGCCGGGCGCACAAAGGCATTGACATCGTAGGCAGCCGGACGATCAAAGCCGCCGATGACGGTGTCGTTACGTTTACCGGACGGATCAACGGTTATGGCAATGCTATCATTATCAACCATGGCAACGGCTATGAAACGCTGTATGGCCATTTGAGAAGCATTTCAACCCATACGGGAGCACATGTGAATCAGGGGACTCCGATTGGCGTGATGGGAAGTACCGGACGTTCAACCGGAACACATCTCCATTTTGAAATCCATAAATCGGGTTCCGCTCAAAACCCGATGAAATATTTGAATTAA